A section of the Pseudomonas sp. FP453 genome encodes:
- a CDS encoding 2-hydroxychromene-2-carboxylate isomerase → MPKTLEFFFDLGSPASYLAYTQLPALCAETAAQLVYQPMLLGGVFKATGNASPITVPAKGRYMFDDLARYAQRYQVTLKFNPHFPINTLVLMRAVTGVQMRQPERFEAFVDCLFRALWVEGLHLGDPAVVAKVLTEHGFDPEEVLALANDESVKTALKDKTEQAVQRGVFGAPSLFVGNQLFFGQDRLEFVREALIK, encoded by the coding sequence ATGCCTAAAACCCTGGAGTTCTTCTTCGACCTCGGCAGCCCTGCCAGCTATCTGGCATACACCCAACTGCCGGCACTGTGCGCCGAAACCGCAGCTCAACTGGTGTACCAACCCATGTTATTGGGCGGGGTATTCAAAGCCACCGGCAATGCCTCCCCCATCACCGTCCCTGCAAAGGGTCGCTACATGTTCGACGACCTGGCCCGATACGCCCAGCGCTACCAGGTAACCCTCAAGTTCAACCCGCACTTCCCGATCAATACCCTGGTGCTGATGCGTGCAGTCACCGGTGTCCAAATGCGTCAGCCTGAGCGCTTCGAGGCTTTTGTCGACTGCCTGTTCCGCGCCCTCTGGGTCGAAGGCCTTCACTTGGGCGATCCCGCCGTCGTTGCCAAAGTACTGACCGAGCACGGCTTTGACCCTGAGGAGGTCCTGGCTCTCGCCAATGACGAAAGCGTAAAGACCGCCCTCAAGGACAAGACCGAACAAGCCGTTCAACGCGGCGTGTTCGGCGCCCCCAGCCTGTTTGTAGGCAATCAGCTGTTCTTCGGTCAGGACCGTCTGGAGTTTGTGCGCGAAGCCTTGATCAAATAG
- a CDS encoding SDR family oxidoreductase: protein MTHNKKIVLVVGAGDATGGAIAKRFAREGYVACVTRRSADKLQPLVDSIRSAGGEAHGFACDARKEDDVIALVDQIETELGPIEAFVFNIGANVPCSILEETARKYFKIWEMACFSGFLNAREVAKRMVTRNRGTILFTGATAGLRGGAGFAAFAGAKHGIRALAQSMARELGPRNIHVAHVVVDGAIDTDFIRDNFPQKYALKDQDGILNPEHIADNYWYLHSQPRDAWTFELDLRPWNEPW, encoded by the coding sequence ATGACGCACAACAAGAAAATCGTATTGGTAGTGGGCGCCGGTGATGCCACCGGTGGCGCCATTGCCAAGCGCTTTGCCCGCGAAGGCTATGTCGCCTGTGTCACCCGCCGCAGCGCCGACAAATTGCAGCCCCTGGTAGACAGCATCCGATCTGCGGGCGGCGAAGCCCATGGCTTTGCCTGCGATGCACGCAAGGAAGATGACGTGATCGCGTTGGTCGACCAGATCGAAACCGAGCTGGGCCCCATTGAAGCGTTCGTCTTCAACATCGGCGCCAACGTCCCCTGCAGCATCCTCGAAGAAACCGCGCGCAAATATTTCAAGATCTGGGAGATGGCCTGCTTCTCCGGGTTCCTCAATGCACGCGAAGTCGCCAAGCGCATGGTCACCCGCAATCGAGGCACGATCCTGTTCACCGGTGCTACCGCAGGATTACGGGGCGGCGCGGGCTTTGCCGCGTTCGCCGGGGCCAAGCACGGCATTCGCGCGCTCGCACAGAGCATGGCGAGGGAACTGGGCCCGAGGAATATCCACGTCGCCCATGTGGTGGTCGATGGCGCCATCGACACCGACTTCATTCGCGACAATTTCCCGCAGAAATACGCCCTCAAGGATCAGGACGGCATTCTCAACCCCGAGCACATTGCCGACAACTATTGGTACCTGCACAGCCAGCCACGCGACGCCTGGACGTTTGAACTGGATCTGCGCCCCTGGAATGAACCCTGGTAA